The following are from one region of the Chionomys nivalis chromosome 16, mChiNiv1.1, whole genome shotgun sequence genome:
- the LOC130887920 gene encoding 26S proteasome regulatory subunit 4-like produces MGQSQSGGHGPGGGKKDDKDKKKKYEPPVPTRVGKKKKKTKGPDAASKLPLVTPHTQCRLKPLKLERIKDYLLMEEEFIRNQEQMKPLEEKQEEERSKVDDLRGTPMSVGTLEEIIDDNHAIVSTSVGSEHYVSILSFVDKDLLEPGCSVLLNHKVHAVIGVLMDDTDPLVTVMKVEKAPQETYADIGGLDNQIQEIKESVELPLTHPEYYEEMGIKPPKGVILYGPPGTGKTLLAKAVTNQTSATFLRVVGSELIQKYLGDGPKLVRELFRVAEEHAPSIVFIDEIDAIGTKRYDSNSGGEREIQRTMLELLNQLDGFDSRGDVKVIMATNRIETLDPALIRPGRIDRKIEFPLPDEKTKKRIFQIHTSRMTLADDVTLHDLIMAKDDLSGADIKAICTEAGLMALRERRMKVTNEDFKKSKENVLYKKQEGTPEGLYL; encoded by the coding sequence ATGGGTCAAAGTCAGAGTGGTGGCCATGGTCCTGGGGGTGGCAAGAAGGATGACaaggacaagaaaaagaaatatgaaccTCCTGTCCCAACTAGagtggggaaaaagaagaagaaaacaaagggacCAGATGCTGCCAGCAAACTGCCACTGGTAACGCCTCACACTCAGTGCCGCCTGAAGCCGCTGAAGTTAGAGAGAATAAAAGACTATCTTCTCATGGAGGAAGAGTTCATCAGAAATCAGGAGCAAATGAAACCATTGGAAGAAAAGCAAGAGGAGGAAAGATCGAAAGTGGATGATCTCAGGGGTACTCCCATGTCTGTAGGAACCTTGGAAGAGATCATTGATGATAATCACGCCATTGTGTCCACCTCTGTGGGCTCAGAACACTACGTCAGCATCCTGTCATTTGTGGACAAGGATCTGCTGGAGCCAGGCTGTTCAGTCCTGCTCAACCACAAGGTGCATGCTGTGATAGGGGTGCTAATGGATGACACAGATCCCCTGGTCACAGTGATGAAGGTGGAAAAGGCCCCCCAGGAGACCTATGCAGATATTGGGGGCCTGGACAACCAAATCCAGGAAATTAAGGAATCTGTGGAGCTTCCTCTTACCCATCCTGAGTATTATGAGGAGATGGGAATAAAGCCCCCAAAGGGGGTCATTCTCTATGGTCCTCCAGGAACAGGTAAAACGTTACTGGCCAAAGCCGTAACTAACCAAACCTCAGCCACTTTCTTGAGAGTGGTTGGCTCAGAGCTTATTCAGAAGTACCTAGGCGACGGGCCCAAGCTCGTTCGGGAGCTGTTCCGAGTTGCTGAAGAACATGCACCGTCCATTGTGTTCATTGATGAAATCGATGCCATTGGGACCAAAAGATATGATTCAAACTCTGGAGGTGAGAGAGAAATTCAGCGAACAATGTTGGAACTGCTGAACCAGCTGGATGGATTTGATTCGAGGGGAGATGTAAAAGTCATCATGGCCACAAACCGAATAGAAACTTTGGATCCAGCACTTATCAGACCAGGCCGCATTGACAGGAAGATCGAGTTCCCCCTGCCTGACGAGAAGACCAAGAAGCGGATCTTTCAGATTCACACGAGCAGGATGACCCTGGCTGATGACGTAACCTTGCATGACTTGATCATGGCAAAGGATGACCTGTCTGGGGCCGACATTAAGGCAATCTGTACAGAAGCTGGCCTGATGGCCCTGCGGGAACGCAGAATGAAAGTTACAAATGAAGACTTCAAAAAATCTAAAGAGAACGTTCTTTATAAAAAACAAGAAGGCACCCCTGAGGGGCTGTATCTCTAG